Part of the Caldisericum sp. genome is shown below.
TACCGTAGAATCTAACGCCAGTTAATCTTGCACCTTCAACCTCTGCATCATAGAGATTTGGATGCCCCTTTGGAAAAAGGTATAGGTGGTCAGTTGTGGTTGTTACACCCGATTTCATCATTTCAAGGATTGCAACAATCGAGGAGATGTAAACGGCTTCTTCGTCAATGTATTTCCATCTTTCATAAAGATACACAAGCCAGTCGAAAAGCTTTGCATCCTGGACTTGAGGGACTGCCCTGAATAGAGACTGATAGAAGTGGTGGTGGGTATTCACAAATCCTGGAAGCATCACCATACCTTTTGCATCGATAATCTTATCAAAATGACCATCAGGTACAGAGCCAGTTCCTATATTTTTTATGACATTATCCTCAATTTCAATCCAGGCGTCTTTTAGTTCTCTTCCATCTTTGTCAAAGGTTGCAAGGGTATCGATGTTTTTAATCAATGTCCTCATTTTGACTCTCCTTAATTGCAAAGTAAACAACCTCAGGTGTTGCAGGAATTCTAAAGATTCTTGCACCTGTTGCATCATAAATTGCATTTGTTATAGCAGGCGCAGTTGCAACCATAACAGTTTCAGCAATACCTTTGGACCTAAAGGGACCAGTGTCTTCAGGGTTTATGACAGGGATTGCTTCAATTCTACGAGGCGCATCTTTAATTGTTGGGATAATGTATGTTGAGAAGTTAGGATTTTTAACAATTCCATTTTCAATAATAACATGTTCCATAAGTCCATATCCCATACCCATCACAAAGCCACCTTCAACCTGCGCTTCGTATCCCTGCCTGTTTATGATTACACCGCCATCCACCGCTTCAGCCCCCTCTATAACAGACACTTCACCTGTAAGAGTATTCACTTCAACATAGGCAGCATGTGCTGAGAATGCAAAGATGTGGTGAGGAAGCCCAAATGCATTTTCAAGTTTTATATCTGCAGTTGGCACAAGGAAGTAGCCTTCAGTTTCGGGGAGGTTCCCACTTTCCTTAAATGCCTTTGCAAGTTCTTCATATGAGACTTTGTTTCCTGTTTCTCTATCTACGATATATCCAAAGTCGAATGAAAGTTTTTCAGGGTCTGTGTGAAGAAGTTCGGATGCTTTACTCTTTAAAACTTCTTTCATTTTATCAGCAGCAATTACAGCAGCCTTTCCACCAGTATAAACTCCACGGGAAGCACTCGTTGGTCCAGAATCCGCTGTAAGGAACGAATCACCAAGAATTACCTTTACTTTTTCAATAGGACAATTCATTGCCTCTGCAACAATCTGTGCATACGAAGTGCCAATGCCCTGTCCGTAGTCAACTGTTCCAATTCTTACGGTAAAGCCACCGTCTTCGTTCATATTGAGGATTGCACCGCCATAATCAGGTATGCCAACACCAAGACCTGTTCCCTGATAGGTAAGCGCCATTCCGACACCCCGCTTAAGCCAGGGCTTCGGAGACTCTTTTTTGAGTGCAACTCTATTTTTCCAGATATTTGATTCCTTAATACCGTCAAGAACAAGTTCAGTTCCAACAGATGTTGTAAGGACATTCCCTATTGAGGTTCGGTCTCCTTTTCTTAAGGCATTTTTCTTTCGAAGTTCAATTGGATCAATACCCAGCTTACGGGATGCAATATCCATTATGGTTTCTATGGCAAATGCTGTTTGAGGCGCACCAAACCCACGGAATGCACCTGCAATACCGTTATTTGTAAATACGGCATATCCATCGACATGCACATTGTCAACCCTGTAAGGACCACATGCATGTTCAACGGCAAGGTTTAAAACTGGTCCACCCAGAGACGAATACGCCCCTTTATCCTCGACAAGGTAGGCATCAACACCAAGAAGTGTTCCATCTTTCTTAAAGGCAACTTTGTAACGCATCTTGAAGGGATGTCTTTTCCAGTATGCAATAATAGATTCTTCCCTTGAGAGGGTCATTTTTACAGGTCTTTTTGCCTTAATTGCAAGAAGTGCAAGTATGGGCTGGATTGAAAGTTCGTCCTTACGCCCAAAGGCACCACCAACCGGATAGGAAACAACCCTTATCTTTTTGGGGTTCCAGTTGAGGCACCTTGCAAGTTGAAGTTGGTCTCTTTGAGGATATTGAGAGCCAACATAGACATTGAGGTTCCCTTCCTCATCAACAAAAGCAACCCCACCTTCTGTTTCAAGCGGTGTATGATCTTGCCTTCCTGTAAAAAATGTCTCCTCAATTATTAAATCTGCCTCTTTAAAGGCGCTTTCCACATCTCCTCGGGTTATCTCGGTATGTAAATGTATGTTCCCCTCTTCGTGAATTTTCGGTGCATCTTCCTTCATTGCTTCTTCTGGGTCATCTACAACAGGCAAAGGCTCGTACTCCACATCGATGAGTTTTATGGCTTTTTCTGCAATTTCTTCAGTCTCCGCTGCTACTGCTGCAACAGCATCGCCAATATATCGAACCTTGTCTTTGCAAAGGACCGGCATATCAGGAACAACAATACCAAAACCATTTACTCCAGGGACATCCTTATGGGTAATAACAGTAATAACACCTGGAAGTGCCTCTGCTTTTGATGTATCGATTTTGAGAATCTTTGCATGGGGATATTTTGCGCGGAGGACTTTTCCAAAAGCCATATTCGGGAAAGAAAGGTCAGACATATACTTAATTTTGCCTGTTGCTTTTTCAAGTGCATCAATTCGAGGAATTGGCTTTCCTATGTATCTTTCTTCCATAACTACCTCCTAAAACCATTTAAAAAGAGGTCCGCAAGCCCTTCATAGACTATGTTTATTGAAACATCCCGCCTGTATTCAAGAGAGCCTCTTACATCAGATATGGGCGATACCTCTCTAAAGACAAGCCTTGCAATATACATAATCTTATCAAGCGAGTCTAAAGTCTCACTCTGAAGCGCATTTTCAACAATTTTTGCCCTCACAACAGTAGGAGCAACGGCACCAAGTGCAACATACGCTTTGGAAAACTTATTTGGTGTCGAATCTTTTTCAAGCCTTACAGCCGCATTTACAATGGAAATTGCAGTTCCTTTCCTTTGACCTACTTTTCTAAAGAAGCCAATCTCATTATCCTTCATTTTCTCAAACTCAACACCCATTATAATTTCGTTATCCTTAATTGCAGTTTTTCCAGGACCAAGGAAGAAATCCTCGATTGCTACAGTTCTACTTCCGTCAACACTTCTTAAGTGAAGTTTTGCAAGAAGCACAAAAAGTGCAGGAATTGAGTCACCTGCAGGAGATGCATTTGCAATGTTTCCACCAATAGTCCCTATATTTCTTATTTGGGGCGAGCCAATTGTCTTTACCGCATCAAAGAGGATTGGTGCTGCACTCTTAATAAGGGGATGTTCAAGCAACTCGGTGTGGGTTGTCCCTGCGCCAACATAGATTGTATCGCCTCTATCCTCTATGCCTTTAAGTTCAGGAATTTTAGTTATGTCGAGGAGTTTGTCTTCAGCAACCTGGTCCTGCTTCAAGCGAACAACAAGGTCAGTTCCACCAGCAATGACTCTTATGCCACTTTTTAATTCATTTTTAATGTGAAGCGCTTCATCCAATGTTTTTGGATAAAAGTAATCAAGTTCTTTCATGGGCACTCCTTTCTGTCAAAACTTTATCAATATAGCCCTTTTTGAGGGCAATAATCTCACCTAAAATTGCAATCGCAATCTCAAATGGTGTCTCAGAGCCAATAGCAAGTCCAACAGGTGCAAAAATCTTATCCAGAAATTCCTTAGAAACTCCCAATTCTAATGCCTTCTCAAAGCACTTGTTTCTTCTATTAAGGCTTCCGATCATCCCGATATATGTGTATGAGATATTTTTATCGTATAGCCCTTTAAGGATATATGGATCATTTTCGCCACCTGGTGTAAGGATAACAACTTCTGCTCCTTCACGAATGGGAAGTTCTGCAACTTTCCTATAGACTCCTGTGCCTGAAAAAACCGTAGCATTGGGGAAGTTTTCAGTATTTGCAAATTCAGGTCTTTCGTCAACAACTAAAAATTCATATTCATTTGAGACCTTTGCAACTTCGTATATCGCCTTTCCAAGATGTCCTGCTCCGAATATCACCATCTGTTTTTTTGTCCCTACATATTCAAAATACAACTCTACCTCCCCACCGCAAACCATTCCCAGAGAGAGAGGGTCTCCCTCCTTGAGAACATATTTCTTATAGTATGTGCCTTTTGTCTTAAAGAGTTCCTTTGCGATTTCAAGTGCGTCTTTCTC
Proteins encoded:
- a CDS encoding molybdopterin-dependent oxidoreductase: MEERYIGKPIPRIDALEKATGKIKYMSDLSFPNMAFGKVLRAKYPHAKILKIDTSKAEALPGVITVITHKDVPGVNGFGIVVPDMPVLCKDKVRYIGDAVAAVAAETEEIAEKAIKLIDVEYEPLPVVDDPEEAMKEDAPKIHEEGNIHLHTEITRGDVESAFKEADLIIEETFFTGRQDHTPLETEGGVAFVDEEGNLNVYVGSQYPQRDQLQLARCLNWNPKKIRVVSYPVGGAFGRKDELSIQPILALLAIKAKRPVKMTLSREESIIAYWKRHPFKMRYKVAFKKDGTLLGVDAYLVEDKGAYSSLGGPVLNLAVEHACGPYRVDNVHVDGYAVFTNNGIAGAFRGFGAPQTAFAIETIMDIASRKLGIDPIELRKKNALRKGDRTSIGNVLTTSVGTELVLDGIKESNIWKNRVALKKESPKPWLKRGVGMALTYQGTGLGVGIPDYGGAILNMNEDGGFTVRIGTVDYGQGIGTSYAQIVAEAMNCPIEKVKVILGDSFLTADSGPTSASRGVYTGGKAAVIAADKMKEVLKSKASELLHTDPEKLSFDFGYIVDRETGNKVSYEELAKAFKESGNLPETEGYFLVPTADIKLENAFGLPHHIFAFSAHAAYVEVNTLTGEVSVIEGAEAVDGGVIINRQGYEAQVEGGFVMGMGYGLMEHVIIENGIVKNPNFSTYIIPTIKDAPRRIEAIPVINPEDTGPFRSKGIAETVMVATAPAITNAIYDATGARIFRIPATPEVVYFAIKESQNEDID
- a CDS encoding xanthine dehydrogenase family protein subunit M, giving the protein MKELDYFYPKTLDEALHIKNELKSGIRVIAGGTDLVVRLKQDQVAEDKLLDITKIPELKGIEDRGDTIYVGAGTTHTELLEHPLIKSAAPILFDAVKTIGSPQIRNIGTIGGNIANASPAGDSIPALFVLLAKLHLRSVDGSRTVAIEDFFLGPGKTAIKDNEIIMGVEFEKMKDNEIGFFRKVGQRKGTAISIVNAAVRLEKDSTPNKFSKAYVALGAVAPTVVRAKIVENALQSETLDSLDKIMYIARLVFREVSPISDVRGSLEYRRDVSINIVYEGLADLFLNGFRR
- a CDS encoding XdhC family protein; translation: MINVYEKMAELVKSGTEFVFVVVVNAESSTAGKKGFKMVVLKDGTFYGTVGGGTLEKDALEIAKELFKTKGTYYKKYVLKEGDPLSLGMVCGGEVELYFEYVGTKKQMVIFGAGHLGKAIYEVAKVSNEYEFLVVDERPEFANTENFPNATVFSGTGVYRKVAELPIREGAEVVILTPGGENDPYILKGLYDKNISYTYIGMIGSLNRRNKCFEKALELGVSKEFLDKIFAPVGLAIGSETPFEIAIAILGEIIALKKGYIDKVLTERSAHERT